A single window of Dendropsophus ebraccatus isolate aDenEbr1 chromosome 5, aDenEbr1.pat, whole genome shotgun sequence DNA harbors:
- the RAB30 gene encoding ras-related protein Rab-30 — MSMEDYDFLFKIVLIGNAGVGKTCLVRRFTQGLFPPGQGATIGVDFMIKTVEIKGEKIKLQIWDTAGQERFRSITQSYYRSANALILTYDITCEESFRCLPEWLREIEQYANNEVITVLVGNKIDLAERREVSQQRAEEFAGSQNMYYLETSAKESDNVEKLFLDLACRLISEARQNALVNNVDSSLPGEGKTISYLNCCNFN; from the exons ATGAGTATGGAAGATTATGACTTTCTATTCAAGATCGTACTTATAGGGAACGCTGGCGTAGGGAAGACCTGTCTGGTGCGGCGGTTTACTCAG GGTCTCTTCCCACCAGGCCAAGGGGCCACCATTGGGGTAGATTTTATGATTAAAACAGTGGAAATAAAGGGTGAAAAAATAAAG CTCCAGATATGGGACACCGCTGGCCAAGAGAGATTTCGCTCCATCACCCAAAGTTATTACCGTAGTGCCAACGCATTGATTTTAACCTATGATATAACATGCGAGGAATCATTCCGCTGCCTTCCGGAATGGCTGCGGGAAATTGAACAATACGCTAATAATGAAGTCATCACTGTGCTTGTGG GAAACAAGATTGATCTGGCAGAAAGAAGGGAAGTCTCCCAACAAAGAGCTGAAGAATTTGCCGGATCCCAAAACATGTATTACCTAGAAACTTCTGCCAAAGAGTCGGACAACGTGGAGAAACTTTTCCTGGACTTAGCATGTCGCCTCATTAGTGAGGCCAGGCAAAACGCATTGGTGAACAATGTAGATTCCTCTCTACCGGGAGAAGGGAAAACCATCAGTTACTTGAACTGTTGTAATTTCAACTAG